The Oxyura jamaicensis isolate SHBP4307 breed ruddy duck chromosome 28, BPBGC_Ojam_1.0, whole genome shotgun sequence genome contains a region encoding:
- the LOC118179174 gene encoding kelch-like protein 24 yields the protein MESTQEAEELGPQAEMITDTVLEVGERLFQVSRRALSLHSRYFEAMFFGGARESTEHHIVIRGIDAAPFQALLEFTRTAQVLIGQENVISLLETADFFQFDRVKLLCEKFLERELHVSNCLGLMTYSQQFAFVELHASAMNVALTHWGDVMCQEEFKALPKEMLMHFLKSDELFVPREDVVFDSIMRWIMEDPATREEDFLDLVGQVRVTFLSLSFLDVLVKRSKRHGQSDTFSRLIRKLDSCPPPSWQNTKLCPNAGRSYDTLYVLGGKHDNEQQELFLFQPKTGTWQACSPLQRRNLTQYAVAAVGNFLFVTGGYFRDEFVWYSVDWVLIYNCLSNSWLEGPAMKKSRNSHCAVGAGLYLYVLGGSTDEGIIATVERMALVDPQWESMSPMVQPVERGDAVSVGTRIYVVCGLDENGHVYGGVQRLNTETDSWDVISFSPLPRYDLCITSLNGALYTIGGGAFRFDVETDEWTHVDEECLTKKFFMGCSTVNGQIYLLGQRKGNSALPIVVLFDPYVDMCQVIENKLPCPLPIRGCVSVRRFDTWA from the exons ATGGAGTCCACGCAAGAAGCGGAAGAGCTGGGACCTCAGGCAGAAATGATTACAGACACAGTTCTTGAGGTCGGAGAGAGACTCTTTCAGGTCAGCCGAAGGGCACTTTCACTACACAGCCGTTACTTTGAAGCAATGTTTTTTGGGGGTGCAAGAGAGAGCACTGAACACCATATAGTGATCAGAGGGATCGATGCAGCGCCTTTTCAGGCACTTCTTGAGTTTACTCGCACAGCCCAAGTACTTATAGGTCAAGAAAATGTGATCAGCTTACTGgaaacagctgatttttttcagtttgacagGGTGAAACTGTTGTGTGAGAAATTTCTGGAGAGAGAGCTGCATGTTTCCAACTGCCTGGGCCTGATGACCTACTCACAGCAATTTGCCTTTGTAGAGCTGCATGCATCTGCTATGAATGTGGCTCTCACCCACTGGGGGGATGTGATGTGTCAGGAAGAATTTAAGGCACTGCCCAAAGAAATGTTGATGCACTTCCTAAAAAGTGATGAGCTATTTGTTCCTCGAGAAGATGTGGTTTTTGACAGTATTATGAGGTGGATAATGGAGGACCCAGCAACGAGGGAGGAAGACTTTTTGGATTTGGTGGGCCAAGTCAGGGTCACTTTTCTGAGTTTGTCCTTCCTCGATGTCTTGGTGAAACGCAGCAAGCGCCATGGACAGTCAGATACCTTCTCCAGACTAATAAGGAAGTTAGACAGCTGTCCTCCACCCAGCTGGCAAAATACGAAGCTGTGTCCTAATGCTGGTCGGAGCTATGACACCTTATATGTCCTGGGAGGAAAACATGACAACGAACAGcaagaattatttctgtttcaaccTAAAACAGGGACCTGGCAGGCTTGTTCTCCATTGCAGCGCAGAAACCTCACACAGTATGCAGTGGCAGCAGTAG GGAACTTCCTTTTTGTGACAGGAGGATATTTCCGGGATGAGTTTGTGTGGTACAGTGTGGATTGGGTGCTAATCTACAATTGTTTGAGTAATAGCTGGCTGGAAGGGCCTGCCATGAAGAAGTCTCGCAACAGCCATTGTGCGGTAGGAGCGGGGCTCTACCTGTACGTACTTGGAGGGAGCACAGATGAAGGGATAATCGCAACAGTGGAGCGTATGGCTTTGGTGGACCCACAGTGGGAAAGCATGAGCCCTATGGTTCAACCCGTGGAGAGAGGAGATGCGGTCAGTGTGGGGACCAGGATCTATGTGGTCTGTGGCCTGGATGAAAATGGACATGTCTACGGTGGAGTGCAAAGGCTGAACACGGAGACGGACAGCTGGGATGTCATCTCATTTTCCCCGCTTCCAAG GTATGACCTCTGCATCACATCACTGAATGGTGCTCTATACACCATAGGAGGGGGAGCTTTTCGATTTGATGTGGAAACAGATGAATGGACTCATGTGGATGAGGAATGCTTGACCAAGAAGTTCTTCATGGGATGCAGCACTGTTAATGGACAAATTTATCTCCTTGGACAGAGAAAGGGGAACAGTGCCCTCCCCATTGTAGTCCTCTTTGATCCCTATGTTGATATGTGCCAGGTCATAGAAAACAAACTGCCTTGCCCCCTTCCTATTCGTGGCTGTGTCTCTGTGCGAAGGTTTGATACATGGGCATGA
- the LSM7 gene encoding U6 snRNA-associated Sm-like protein LSm7 isoform X1, whose product MANVGGGGGGGGGGAGKMAVRRGLRRPRGAPGSRSPRSAFVRSCLGDKEKKKKESILDLSKYIDKTIRVKFQGGREASGVLKGFDPLLNLVLDGTIEYMRDPDDQYKLTEDTRQLGLVVCRGTSVVLICPQDGMEAIPNPFIQQQDG is encoded by the exons ATGGCGAACGTCGGcgggggtggcggcggcggcggtggcggcgcgGGCAAGATGGCGGTGAGGAGGGGGCTTCGCCGCCCCCGGGGGGCGCC GGGCAGCCGGTCCCCTCGCTCCGCGTTCGTCCGTAGCTGCCTCGGG GataaggagaagaagaagaaggagagcATCTTGGATCTCTCCAAGTACATCGACAAAACGATCCGGGTGAAGTTTCAAGGTGGGAGAGAAG CAAGTGGTGTCTTGAAAGGATTTGACCCTCTACTGAACCTTGTGCTTGATGGTACCATTGAATACATGAGAG ACCCAGATGATCAATACAAATTAACAGAAGACACGCGTCAGCTGGGACTTGTGGTCTGCAGAGGGACTTCTGTGGTTCTGATTTGTCCGCAGGATGGCATGGAAGCAATTCCAAACCCTTTCATTCAGCAGCAAGATGGCTAA
- the LSM7 gene encoding U6 snRNA-associated Sm-like protein LSm7 isoform X2, translated as MANVGGGGGGGGGGAGKMADKEKKKKESILDLSKYIDKTIRVKFQGGREASGVLKGFDPLLNLVLDGTIEYMRDPDDQYKLTEDTRQLGLVVCRGTSVVLICPQDGMEAIPNPFIQQQDG; from the exons ATGGCGAACGTCGGcgggggtggcggcggcggcggtggcggcgcgGGCAAGATGGCG GataaggagaagaagaagaaggagagcATCTTGGATCTCTCCAAGTACATCGACAAAACGATCCGGGTGAAGTTTCAAGGTGGGAGAGAAG CAAGTGGTGTCTTGAAAGGATTTGACCCTCTACTGAACCTTGTGCTTGATGGTACCATTGAATACATGAGAG ACCCAGATGATCAATACAAATTAACAGAAGACACGCGTCAGCTGGGACTTGTGGTCTGCAGAGGGACTTCTGTGGTTCTGATTTGTCCGCAGGATGGCATGGAAGCAATTCCAAACCCTTTCATTCAGCAGCAAGATGGCTAA